One genomic window of Equus caballus isolate H_3958 breed thoroughbred chromosome 6, TB-T2T, whole genome shotgun sequence includes the following:
- the BCDIN3D gene encoding RNA 5'-monophosphate methyltransferase, translating to MAASGKQATGTVEEASAEDERRILEPGAAPFGNFPHYSRFHPPEQRLRLLPPELLRRLFPQSPEMRPILGLDVGCNSGDLSVALYKHFLSLRDGETCSDASRELHFLCCDIDPVLVERAEKQCPFPDALTFITLDFMNQRTRKVLLSSFLSQFGRSIFDIGFCMSITMWIHLNHGDHGLWEFLAHLSSLCRYLLVEPQPWKCYRAAARRLRKLGFHDFDHFRSLAIRGDMANQIVQILTQDHGMELVCCFGNTSWDRSLLLFRAKQTTETHPMPESLLEEGKERNRLRFWRQ from the exons ATGGCGGCGTCCGGGAAGCAGGCTACCGGGACCGTTGAGGAGGCCTCGGCGGAAGACGAACGGCGAATCCTGGAGCCCGGGGCCGCCCCTTTCGGAAATTTCCCTCATTATTCTCGCTTCCACCCTCCCGAGCAACGGCTCCGCCTCCTGCCCCCGGAGCTCCTTCGCCGGCTCTTCCCGCAGAGTCCGGAGATGAGACCGATCCTGGGGCTCGACGTGGGGTGTAACTCCGGG GATCTGAGTGTGGCTCTATACAAACATTTCCTTTCCCTACGTGATGGGGAGACCTGCTCAGATGCCTCAAGAGAACTCCATTTCCTCTGCTGTGACATAGATCCAGTCCTGGTGGAGAGAGCTGAAAAACAATGCCCTTTTCCTGATGCCTTGACCTTTATCACCCTGGACTTCATGAACCAAAGGACTCGGAAAGTTCTCTTGAGTTCTTTCTTAAGCCAGTTTGGACGTTCAATCTTTGACATTGGCTTCTGCATGTCGATAACCATGTGGATTCATCTGAACCATGGAGACCATGGCCTCTGGGAGTTCCTGGCCCACCTTTCCTCCCTTTGCCGCTACCTCCTTGTGGAGCCACAGCCCTGGAAGTGTTACCGGGCAGCTGCAAGGCGTCTCCGGAAGCTAGGCTTCCATGATTTTGACCACTTCCGCTCCCTTGCCATCCGAGGTGATATGGCCAATCAGATTGTGCAGATCTTGACCCAGGACCATGGCATGGAATTAGTATGCTGCTTTGGCAACACCAGCTGGGACCGAAGTCTTCTGCTCTTCAGGGCAAAACAAACCACAGAGACTCATCCAATGCCTGAATCACTgctggaagaagggaaagaaaggaacagattAAGATTCTGGAGACAGTGA